The sequence TGAAGCCGGCGAGTCTGGCAAGATAGCGCGTCGTTTCGCTCGCTTCGTGCCCTGTTTAGCGCACCAGGCTCAACACCGAAGACGTGTGCGAACGCGAAGATTAAGCTATATCAATCTAACTTAGTTATTTTCCATCAAACATTTTTTGACGACCACTTTTCGGCCTGCTATGGTTCCCCCCAATGAAAACTCGCGGTCAGCAGACGCTGCCGCCGCACTAGGCGGCAAGATTCGCGCGTTGCGCCAACGACTCAAGCGCACGCTCGACGAAACCGCTACCGCCGCGGGGATTTCGAAGCCGTTTCTGTCTCAAGTCGAGCGCGGGCTCGCGTCGCCGTCACTGACGTCGCTGGCCGGTATCGCGCACGCACTCGGCGTGACGGTGCAGTACTTCGTGGATACGCCGAGCGAGGAACGCTCGGTCTGCCGAGGCGAGCAGCTGCGCTTCTTCGGGTTTGCCGATTCGGCGAACCTGTTCGCGAGGCTGACGAACGTATCCGAAGGACGCCAGCTGGAGGCGATCCTCGTGAGAATGCCGCCGGGGCAGAAACGCTCGGAGGTGACGACCCATGCAGGAGAAGAGTTCCTGTATGTGATTGAAGGGGAAGTGTCGCTGACGCTGGAAGGCAAGACGTTCGTCCTGCAGGCCGGCGACAGTTCGCACTATCAGTCGACGGTCCCGCACAGCTGGGTCAACACCGCGAAGGTCGAGTCGGTGGTGGTCTGGGTCGGTACGCCGCGGCTGTTCTAACGCACAGGTATTCCTTCGTTTCCAAGACGGGATGCCTGTCGAAAGAAACGTAAGGAATACTAAAATGCAATACGAGAATCACGGGCCTCCTCAATCGCTGCACCCGTCAGCGTCTCACGCGTAATCCGCGGCATCCGCCGCGCGACGCTCACCGAACAAACTTTCTCAAGACTGCCACGATGAAATCCTTGCATGCCATGTCGGCCGTGCTGGCCGCGCTCGCCCTGACGACGCCCGTTGCCCACGCCGTTACCGTTCCGTCGAACGTCGCGCTCGCTCCTCAACAGGACCTGACGCGACAGGTGCCCGCCGAAGTCGAGTCGCTCGACCCCGCGCACATCGAATCGTGGACCGGCAACACGATCGGCCTCGACCTGTTCGAAGGGCTTGCCCGCATCGACGCGGCCGGCCAGGTCGTGCCGGGCGTTGCGCTGTCGTGGGAACGCAAGACGCCGCAGACGTGGATCTTCAAGCTTCGCCACGACGCGAAGTGGAGCAACGGCCAGCCGGTGACGGCCGCCGATTTCGTCTATGCGTGGCAGCGCCTCGTCGATCCGAAGACGGGCTCGAAATACACGATCCTCGTCGAGTTCGTGAAGAACTCGAAGGACATCATCGCGGGCAAGGCCGCGCCGACGACGCTCGGCGTGCGCGCGGTCGACCCGTACACGCTCGAGGTGACGACCGACGTGCCCGTTGCGTTCTTCCCCGAACTGACCGCGATGGCGCCGCTCGTGCCGGTGAACAAGGACATCGTCGCGAAGTTCGGCGACGCATGGACGCGCCCGGGCAACATCGTCAGCAACGGTGCGTACCAGCTCGTCGACTGGCAGCCGAACAACCGCATCGTCGTGTCGAAGGACGCGAAGTACTGGAACGCGCCGAAGGTCGTGATCAACAAGGTCACGTACCTGCCGATCGAAAGCGACGAAACCGCGATGCGCATGTACCAGGCCGGCCAGATCGACTACAGCTACTCGATCCCGTCGGGCATCTTCCAGCAGGTCAGCAAGCAGTTCGGCGGCGAACTGCGCCCGGGCCTGCAGCTCGCGACGTACTACTACTACCTGAACAACAGCGACGCAGCGCTGAAGGACAAGCGCGTGCGCCAGGCGCTGTCGATGGTGATCGATCGCGACGTGCTCACGTCGAAGCTCACGCAGGCCGGCGAGAAGCCGATGTACGGGCTGATGCCGAACGGCACGAAGGGCGTGCAGCCGTTCACGCCGGAATGGGCGTCGTGGCCGATGGCCAAGCGCGTCGAGACCGCGAAGAACCTGCTGAAGCAGGCCGGCTATTCGGACGCGAAGCCGCTGTCGTTCACGCTCACGTACAACACCAACGACCTGCACAAGAAGGTCGCGCTGTTCACGGCGTCGGAATGGCGCACGAAGCTCGGCGTCACCACGAAGCTCGAGAACGTCGAGTTCAAGGTGCTGATGAAGGAGCGGCATGACGGCAAGGTGCAGATCGCGCGCGACGGCTGGTTCGCCGACTACAACGACGCGATGACCTTCTTCGACCTGATCCGCTGCGGCAGCTCGCAGAACACCGTCGGCTACTGCAACAAGCAGGTCGACACGTTCGTCGAAGACGGCAACCAGAAGCTCGACGACAAGGCGCGCGCCGCGCTGCTCACGCAGGCGCACGACACGGCGATGAACGACACGCCGATGGTGCCGCTGTTCCAGTACTCGGCCGACCGTCTCGTGAAGCCCTACGTGGGCGGCTACTCGCTGAAGAACGTGATCGACATGCGTGCTTCGCAGGACATGTACCTGATCAAGCACTGAGCGGAGCGATCATGCTGGCCTACGCATTGAGGCGCACGTTGTGGGCGGTGCCGACGATCCTCGGCGTCATCACCGTCTGCTATCTGCTGCTGCATTTCACGCCCGGCGGCCCGTTCGATACGGAGAAGCAGCTGTCCGCGGCGACGCTCGCGAACCTGAACGCGAAGTACCACCTCGACGAGCCGCTGTGGAAGCAGTACCTGCTGTATCTCGGTTCGCTGCTGCACGGCGATCTCGGCCCGTCGTTCCGCTACGTCGACTGGTCGGTGAACGATCTCGTGAAGAAGGCGTTGCCCGTGAGTCTCGGCGTGGGCGGCGTGTCGATCCCGATCTCGATCGTGCTCGGCGTGCTGCTCGGCACCGTCGCGGCCGTGCGCCGCGACAGCGTGATCGACCGCTTCGTGATGCTGATCGGCAACTTCGGCAACGTCGTGCCGCCGTTCGTGCTCGGCCCCGTGCTCGTGTGGATCTTCGCGATCCTGCTGAAGACGTCGGCCGGCAACGGCTGGCTGCCCGCGGGCGGCTGGGGCGACGGCGGCTGGCAGTACCGGCTGCTGCCGATCGTGCTGCTGACCTTCATCAACGTGTCGCTGCTCGCGCGCGTGATGCGCGGCTCGATGATCGAGACGCTGTCGAGCAACTTCATCCGCACCGCGCGCGCGAAGGGCCTGCCGGGCTCGACGATCGTGCTGCGCCACGCGCTGAAGCCCGCGATGATGCCGGTCGTGTCGCTGTTCAGCACGGTCTGCATCACGTCGATCACGGCGGCCGTCGTCACCGAATCGGTGTTCGCGCTGCCGGGCCTCGGACAGCTCGTCGTGAACGGTGCAATCAATCGCGACTACACGCTGGTACTCGGCCTCGTCGTGCTGACGACCGTCTGCGCGGTGCTGTTCAACCTGCTGGTCGACCTCGCGTATGCGTGGCTCGATCCGCGCATCCGTTATTGAGCGAGGCACAGCGATGACTCCGACTACTCCTGTCGTCGGCCTGCCCGTGCAGACCGACTCGCCGCCGCGTTCGCGCTCGCCGCTCGCGCTCGCGTTCGCGCGCTTCCTGCACAACCGCGCGGCCGTGTTCAGCCTCGTGCTGCTCGCGCTGATCACGCTCGCGTGTTTCGTCGGCCCGTGGCTGCTCGCGGCCGATCCCGCCGCTAGCGACTGGGGCTCGATCAGCCTGCCGCCGACCTGGGCGAACCAGCACTGGTTCGGCACCGACGAGCTCGGCCGCGACCTGCTCGTGCGCACGCTGATCGGCGGGCGCGTGTCGATCGA comes from Burkholderia pyrrocinia and encodes:
- a CDS encoding ABC transporter permease subunit, which produces MLAYALRRTLWAVPTILGVITVCYLLLHFTPGGPFDTEKQLSAATLANLNAKYHLDEPLWKQYLLYLGSLLHGDLGPSFRYVDWSVNDLVKKALPVSLGVGGVSIPISIVLGVLLGTVAAVRRDSVIDRFVMLIGNFGNVVPPFVLGPVLVWIFAILLKTSAGNGWLPAGGWGDGGWQYRLLPIVLLTFINVSLLARVMRGSMIETLSSNFIRTARAKGLPGSTIVLRHALKPAMMPVVSLFSTVCITSITAAVVTESVFALPGLGQLVVNGAINRDYTLVLGLVVLTTVCAVLFNLLVDLAYAWLDPRIRY
- a CDS encoding cupin domain-containing protein; its protein translation is MVPPNENSRSADAAAALGGKIRALRQRLKRTLDETATAAGISKPFLSQVERGLASPSLTSLAGIAHALGVTVQYFVDTPSEERSVCRGEQLRFFGFADSANLFARLTNVSEGRQLEAILVRMPPGQKRSEVTTHAGEEFLYVIEGEVSLTLEGKTFVLQAGDSSHYQSTVPHSWVNTAKVESVVVWVGTPRLF
- a CDS encoding peptide ABC transporter substrate-binding protein, with product MKSLHAMSAVLAALALTTPVAHAVTVPSNVALAPQQDLTRQVPAEVESLDPAHIESWTGNTIGLDLFEGLARIDAAGQVVPGVALSWERKTPQTWIFKLRHDAKWSNGQPVTAADFVYAWQRLVDPKTGSKYTILVEFVKNSKDIIAGKAAPTTLGVRAVDPYTLEVTTDVPVAFFPELTAMAPLVPVNKDIVAKFGDAWTRPGNIVSNGAYQLVDWQPNNRIVVSKDAKYWNAPKVVINKVTYLPIESDETAMRMYQAGQIDYSYSIPSGIFQQVSKQFGGELRPGLQLATYYYYLNNSDAALKDKRVRQALSMVIDRDVLTSKLTQAGEKPMYGLMPNGTKGVQPFTPEWASWPMAKRVETAKNLLKQAGYSDAKPLSFTLTYNTNDLHKKVALFTASEWRTKLGVTTKLENVEFKVLMKERHDGKVQIARDGWFADYNDAMTFFDLIRCGSSQNTVGYCNKQVDTFVEDGNQKLDDKARAALLTQAHDTAMNDTPMVPLFQYSADRLVKPYVGGYSLKNVIDMRASQDMYLIKH